The following coding sequences are from one Eriocheir sinensis breed Jianghai 21 chromosome 13, ASM2467909v1, whole genome shotgun sequence window:
- the LOC126998234 gene encoding uncharacterized protein LOC126998234, with amino-acid sequence MGGPSNSSLRKAPTTPRHPDNTAPRPDYWVLLYVPNLIGYIRLSLLLLAFCLLHSSSPAWFVSFYTGSIVLDGFDGFAARKLHQCSLFGAWFDVVLDNLSRGLLWTHIHPLLYLVSALEWTTFCCNYILGAEWQQTFTQGKKKGFSYFISLLMAQNWRNPLGVLVILGLHVFPLWLFGIQHGIFASHLTFVPSSVQVAGLVVLGCGRVLCGIVEVWCVASHTRRLLVNSSPR; translated from the exons ATGGGCGGCCCTTCCAACTCCTCCCTGAGAAAGGCCCCGACAACCCCTCGCCACCCTGACAACACAGCGCCTAGGCCAGACTATTGGGTCCTCCTCTATGTACCTAACTTGATCG GTTACATCCGGCTCTCCCTGCTCTTGCTAGCCTTCTGTttgctccattcctcctctcccgctTGGTTTGTGAGCTTCTACACTGGATCTATTGTCCTCGACGGGTTTGACGGGTTTGCCGCACGTAAACTCCACCAGTGTTCTCTCTTTGGAGCGTGG TTTGATGTGGTGCTTGACAATCTGAGTCGCGGTCTTCTGTGGACGCACATCCATCCG CTGCTGTATCTTGTCTCTGCCCTCGAGTGGACGACATTCTGCTGCAACTATATCCTGGGAGCAGAGTGGCAGCAGACCTTCACGCAGGGCAAAAAGAAGGGCTTCAGctacttcatttccctcctcatGGCACAGA ACTGGCGTAACCCCCTGGGAGTGTTGGTGATCCTGGGGCTGCACGTGTTTCCCTTGTGGCTGTTTGGCATCCAGCACGGGATCTTTGCGTCACACCTCACCTTCGTGCCATCGAGTGTACAGGTTGCCG GCCTGGTTGTGCTGGGGTGTGGGCGGGTGCTGTGTGGCATCGTGGAGGTGTGGTGTGTCGCCTCTCACACCAGGCGGCTCTTGGTCAACTCCTCCCCAAGATGA